Proteins encoded within one genomic window of Citricoccus muralis:
- a CDS encoding CE1759 family FMN reductase, with protein sequence MTMNIAVISAGSGNPSSTGMLADRLQSATEESLSGNGTQVNIRRIELRELALDIAEGHVSTSRSEKLDRALRQVETADALIAVTPTYKGSYAGLFKAFIDLLDDDAMQAMPVLLGATGGTARHSLMIDFAMRPLFTYLKAQIAPLAVFAATDDWGLNTGQFDDGEIVLSKRITEAGRQFGEMLTSSPAQRRPKKQPTDAQTPFEVTPFEQLLAGR encoded by the coding sequence ATGACAATGAACATCGCGGTGATCTCCGCGGGATCGGGCAACCCCTCGTCCACCGGCATGCTCGCTGACCGCCTCCAGTCCGCCACTGAAGAGTCCCTGTCGGGCAACGGCACACAGGTGAACATCCGGCGCATCGAACTGCGCGAACTGGCGCTCGACATTGCCGAGGGACATGTTTCAACGTCCCGTTCGGAAAAGCTCGACCGGGCACTGCGTCAGGTTGAGACGGCCGATGCGCTGATTGCGGTGACCCCCACCTATAAGGGATCCTACGCTGGCCTTTTCAAGGCGTTTATCGACTTGCTCGATGATGACGCCATGCAGGCGATGCCCGTGCTCTTGGGCGCCACCGGTGGAACAGCGCGGCACTCGCTGATGATCGACTTCGCGATGCGTCCGCTGTTCACCTACCTCAAGGCACAAATCGCCCCCTTGGCCGTTTTCGCGGCCACTGACGATTGGGGTCTCAACACCGGGCAGTTCGACGATGGTGAGATAGTGTTGAGCAAGCGGATTACCGAGGCCGGGCGACAATTCGGCGAAATGCTGACGTCGTCGCCAGCTCAACGGCGTCCGAAAAAGCAACCAACCGATGCGCAGACTCC